A region from the Medicago truncatula cultivar Jemalong A17 chromosome 6, MtrunA17r5.0-ANR, whole genome shotgun sequence genome encodes:
- the LOC25496637 gene encoding general transcription and DNA repair factor IIH subunit TFB1-1, translated as MSSSVQQVVKRAKYKSTVKDPGTPGVIKLTRPKLVFKPNDPTSNNKLDVDFRLIKSQKNTKEGSNKQTWLKLLHSQGSYIFEFESFSDLHVCREFAAGIISKPVEAPKVVSDEQLSTAEMTLRIKLLGEDSKLKKIHKELVMSDKLTESEFWATKKKLLDQDESRKLTQRIGFKNCLIFDTKPTTSDGRINIVKFQLTREIKYQIFALKPAIHQAFLNFVPSNMSEVDFWNKYFKAEYLHSTKNAIAAAAEAAEDEDLAVFLKDDEILKNEARKKVRRIDPTLDMEADQGDDYTHLPDHGIFRDGCKETSEAQNTLYRRTLLQDLNRQSEVVLEGKTLDIDMEHPRTEVEVLARRKHESDGVVEERRNRISKTAQIEDLQAQDNHPFVPLCIKDPRDYFDSQQANVVKTFDESLADKEKIRRNLGSEEAYDSLRESISNIKTMGLRDPLLSHKVAFKVLTVLNKSISSTTKECVLDILPNSTKEKLLDHWVCSQELLRHFWSSYPVSTQSLVSKATRLKDAISQIYSKLEEIKVSAQSNLRDQVSLVVDPMQQALDAALLHYDADIRRRNDKGSKPNGYV; from the coding sequence ATGTCTTCGTCGGTGCAACAAGTTGTCAAGCGTGCCAAATATAAATCCACCGTGAAAGATCCTGGTACTCCTGGTGTTATCAAATTGACTCGACCGAAACTTGTTTTCAAGCCTAATGATCCAACATCAAACAACAAGCTTGACGTTGATTTCAGAttaatcaaaagtcaaaaaaacACCAAAGAGGGGTCAAACAAACAAACGTGGCTTAAGCTTTTACATTCTCAAGGCAGTTACATCTTTGAGTTTGAAAGCTTTTCGGATCTTCATGTTTGCCGGGAATTCGCTGCTGGTATTATTAGCAAGCCTGTAGAAGCTCCAAAAGTTGTTTCAGATGAACAACTTAGCACTGCTGAAATGACACTGAGGATAAAGCTATTGGGAGAAGATAGTAAATTGAAGAAGATTCATAAGGAACTTGTGATGAGTGATAAGCTTACAGAATCAGAATTTTGGGCTACAAAGAAGAAATTGCTCGACCAAGATGAAAGCCGAAAGTTAACACAAAGGATTggatttaaaaattgtttgatcTTCGACACAAAGCCTACTACTAGTGACGGTCGGATAAATATAGTTAAATTTCAATTGACTCGAGAAATAAAATATCAGATTTTTGCTCTCAAACCAGCAATTCACCAGGCATTCCTCAATTTTGTACCGAGTAACATGAGCGAGGTAGATTTCtggaacaaatacttcaaagcTGAATATCTCCATAGTACCAAAAATGCTATTGCAGCAGCTGCTGAGGCTGCTGAAGATGAGGATCTTGctgtttttttgaaagatgacgagatattaaaaaatgaagcTCGAAAGAAGGTTCGACGGATTGATCCAACTTTAGACATGGAAGCAGACCAAGGAGATGATTACACTCATCTTCCTGACCACGGGATCTTCCGTGATGGTTGCAAGGAAACATCTGAAGCTCAAAATACTCTTTATCGAAGAACGTTGTTGCAAGATCTCAACAGACAAAGTGAGGTGGTTCTTGAAGGAAAAACTTTAGATATAGATATGGAACATCCAAGAACAGAAGTAGAAGTGCTTGCTCGGAGAAAACATGAATCTGATGGGGTTGTGGAGGAGAGGCGAAACAGAATTTCTAAGACAGCCCAGATTGAAGATCTTCAGGCACAAGATAATCATCCATTTGTACCACTTTGTATCAAGGATCCTCGTGACTATTTTGATTCTCAACAAGCTAACGTAGTAAAAACCTTTGATGAGTCCCTAGCCGATAAGGAGAAAATAAGACGCAATTTGGGTTCTGAGGAAGCCTATGACTCTTTGAGGGAGTCCATATCTAACATCAAAACTATGGGATTAAGGGATCCTCTATTGAGTCATAAGGTTGCTTTTAAGGTCCTTACTGTATTGAATAAAAGCATCTCAAGCACAACTAAGGAGTGTGTCCTTGATATTTTACCCAACTCAACTAAGGAGAAACTACTAGATCATTGGGTTTGTAGTCAGGAATTACTGAGGCACTTTTGGTCTTCTTATCCAGTATCAACACAAAGTCTTGTTAGTAAGGCTACAAGACTGAAAGACGCCATATCacaaatatattctaaacttgAGGAAATAAAGGTATCTGCACAGTCGAACCTACGGGACCAGGTTTCCCTTGTTGTCGATCCAATGCAGCAGGCTCTGGATGCTGCTTTGTTACATTACGATGCTGACATTCGGAGAAGAAATGATAAAGGGTCGAAGCCTAATGGTTATGTTTAG